In Akkermansia muciniphila, one DNA window encodes the following:
- a CDS encoding aspartate carbamoyltransferase catalytic subunit has protein sequence MNPRKDLLNISSLTDEEIHTLLDSAGPMKELFTKSVKKVPALKGKSVLTLFYEPSTRTRSSFEVAAERLSADVTNFTVSTSSVVKGESVQDTIATLQAMKVDYVIVRHYNSGLPNVIARHTCASVVNAGDGAHAHPSQALLDSFTIREVFPEVRGKRVLIVGDILHSRVARSTSLLMKRLGMEVAFLGPGSLVPRTEHSGIPRFSDFNEAFAWKPDVIYLLRVQKERQDAPFFPSAREYNKIYGVTEERLKRISGEGLYIMHPGPVNRGVEICDLAMDYERCLINRQVENGIACRMSILYHLTPQTQH, from the coding sequence ATGAATCCCCGCAAGGATCTTCTTAATATCTCCTCATTGACTGATGAGGAAATTCATACGCTGCTGGATTCGGCCGGCCCGATGAAAGAGCTCTTTACCAAAAGCGTCAAAAAGGTGCCCGCTCTGAAAGGCAAGTCCGTCCTGACGCTTTTTTATGAACCCAGCACCCGTACCCGTTCCTCCTTCGAGGTAGCGGCGGAACGCCTGTCTGCGGACGTGACCAATTTTACGGTGTCCACCTCTTCCGTGGTGAAAGGGGAATCCGTACAGGACACGATCGCCACGCTCCAGGCCATGAAAGTGGATTATGTGATCGTGCGCCATTACAACAGCGGCTTGCCGAACGTGATTGCTCGCCATACCTGCGCCAGTGTGGTGAACGCCGGAGACGGAGCGCATGCCCATCCTTCCCAGGCTCTGCTGGATTCCTTTACCATCCGGGAGGTGTTTCCGGAGGTGAGAGGAAAGCGCGTTCTGATTGTGGGGGACATCCTGCATTCCCGCGTGGCACGTTCCACCTCCCTGCTGATGAAGAGGCTGGGGATGGAAGTGGCCTTCCTGGGGCCGGGTTCCCTGGTGCCGCGCACCGAACATTCCGGCATTCCCCGCTTTTCCGATTTCAATGAGGCGTTTGCCTGGAAACCGGACGTAATTTACCTGCTGCGCGTTCAAAAGGAGCGGCAGGACGCCCCCTTCTTCCCCAGCGCCCGGGAGTACAACAAGATTTACGGCGTTACGGAAGAGCGCCTGAAGCGTATTTCCGGTGAAGGGCTGTATATCATGCATCCGGGGCCGGTCAACCGCGGCGTGGAAATCTGTGACCTGGCGATGGACTACGAGCGCTGCCTGATCAACCGCCAGGTGGAAAACGGCATCGCCTGCCGCATGTCCATCCTTTACCATCTCACTCCGCAAACCCAGCACTGA
- a CDS encoding AIR carboxylase family protein: MKVIVIYGSPNDKPFMEPAREYFAQENVPYEETVLSAHRDLPELIRFLGDLEASGEKAVILAVAGLSAALPGVVVMSCSLPVIGVPVPGGPLNGIDALLAIAQCPGGVPCTTVGLHKKTPVNAAMAAHRILKLAGL; encoded by the coding sequence ATGAAAGTCATCGTCATCTACGGCAGCCCGAATGATAAGCCCTTTATGGAACCGGCCCGCGAGTATTTTGCTCAGGAGAACGTTCCTTATGAAGAAACCGTTCTGTCCGCCCACCGCGACCTTCCGGAGCTGATCAGGTTTCTGGGGGATCTGGAAGCCAGCGGAGAAAAGGCGGTTATTCTGGCTGTGGCCGGCCTGTCCGCCGCCCTTCCCGGCGTGGTGGTGATGAGCTGTTCCCTCCCGGTTATCGGCGTGCCGGTTCCCGGAGGCCCCCTGAACGGTATTGACGCCCTGCTGGCGATTGCCCAGTGCCCCGGCGGCGTGCCCTGCACCACGGTTGGCCTGCATAAGAAAACCCCCGTCAATGCCGCCATGGCTGCCCACCGCATTTTAAAGCTGGCGGGGCTGTAA
- the pyrR gene encoding bifunctional pyr operon transcriptional regulator/uracil phosphoribosyltransferase PyrR produces MTPPSQEIVLDGPGISRALERMAHGIVARFPGEPLAIVGLLSQGDVIARRLVDKVKKLGVEAQYGSIDISLYRDDIFKLEARPSLRSSNLPFSTDDMRVVLVDDVLYTGRTIRAALNALFDYGRPARIELACLIDRGGREVPIQPDYTGHVLDHAGAKVIVSMKESDGEDCVVIPSH; encoded by the coding sequence ATGACTCCTCCTTCACAGGAAATCGTATTGGACGGTCCGGGAATTTCCCGTGCTCTTGAGCGCATGGCCCACGGCATTGTGGCCCGTTTTCCAGGAGAACCCCTCGCCATCGTCGGCCTGCTCAGCCAGGGGGACGTGATTGCCCGGCGTCTGGTGGACAAGGTCAAGAAGCTGGGTGTGGAAGCCCAGTACGGCTCTATTGATATTTCCCTGTACCGGGATGATATCTTCAAGCTGGAAGCCCGGCCCTCCCTCCGTTCCTCCAATTTGCCGTTTTCCACGGATGACATGAGGGTGGTGCTGGTGGACGACGTCCTTTATACGGGACGCACCATACGTGCGGCCCTGAACGCCCTCTTCGACTACGGCCGTCCGGCCCGCATTGAGCTGGCGTGCCTGATTGACCGCGGCGGCCGGGAAGTTCCCATCCAGCCGGATTACACGGGCCATGTGCTGGACCATGCCGGAGCCAAGGTCATCGTAAGCATGAAGGAGTCCGACGGCGAGGACTGCGTAGTCATTCCCTCCCACTGA